The window CATCCGCTCCACGGGGTACGTGGAGCTGCCCGACGAGGCCTACCGCATCGGCCAGGGCCTGGTGGCCCGCAAGAAGACGGGGAGCTTCTTCACGGACCTGCCCCCTGGCACCCCCCTGGCCAAGTTCATTGAGGAGCTGCGGAAGGAAGTGCAGTAGCCCCGCTGACCCCTGGGGGTGGNGNAGTTTCCCCCACCCCCTTAGAATGGGAAAGGCATGGAGATCCTGAAGCAAAGGCCCTCGAGGAACCCCAAGGAGGTGCTCACCTTCGCCCTCCTGGTCTTCCTCTCCTCCATCACCCTCCTCACCACCCTGGGGGTGATCCTGAGCCTGGTAGGGGACGTGGCCCAGTTCTTCCGCCGGGTGCCCCTCACGGAGTTCCTCTTCGCCCCCGAGTGGACCCCCCTCTTCGCCGACCCCCGCTACGGCATCAGCCCCCTCATCGCCGGGACCTTCCTGGTCACCCTCATCGCCCTCCTGGTGGCCGTGCCCCTGGGCCTGGCCCTGGCCATCTACCTCTCGGAGTACGCCTCCGGGGCCGCCCGGGCCCGCATCAAGGGCACCCTGGAGCTCTTTGAGGGCATCCCCACCGTGGTCTTCGGCTACTTCGCCCTGCTCTTCGTCACCCCCCTGCTGCAACGGGTCATCCCTGACCTGAACATCTTCAACCCCCTCTCCGCCGGGCTGGTGATGGGCTTCGCCATCATCCCCTACATCTCCAACGTGGCCGCCGACGCCATGGAGTCCGTGCCCCGCTCCATCCGCGAAGCCGCCTACGCCCTGGGGGCCAGGCCCTACGAGGTGGCCCTGCGGGTGGTCTTCCCCGCGGCCATCTCGGGCATCATCGCCGCCATCATCCTGGCCACCAGCCGGGCCATCGGCGAGACCATGATCGTGGCCATCGCCGCCGGCCAGCGGCCCATCCTCACCCTGGACCCGCGGGAGACCATCGCCACCATGACCAGCTACATCGTCCAGGCGGCCACCGGGGACCAGCCCACGGGCTCCACCGCCTACTACGCCCTCTTCGCCGTGGGCTTCACCCTCTTCCTCCTGACCCTCTTCCTCAACATCCTGGCCCAGTACGTGGTGGAACGCTACCGGGAGCGATATGAATAGGACCCTATCCTCCCCTTCCCCCGAAGCCTTCGGCACCGACCCCTGGAAGACCCGCATTGACCGGACCTTCGCCCGGGCCCTGGTCCTGCCCCTGGTGCTGGCCATCGGCCTCCTCGTCCTCCTCCTGGGGGACACCCTCTACCGAAGCGTCTCCGTGCAGGTGGTGCGGGCGGACGAGGGCCCCGGCAGGACCTACCCCTTCGGCCTCGCCGCCACGGAGGTCCTGCGGCAGGAGCTTCTGGCCCGGGGGTACACGGAGGAGGAGGCCCGCTCCCTGCTCCAAGACCCCACGGAACGGCGGGTCCTCTTCCTGCAGAACCGGGTGGAGCTCATGTGGAACACCCAGGAAGGCCCCTTCCGCTACGTGGTCACCGGCCTTAGGGACGAGCGCGTGGCCGACTTCTCCCTCCTGGAGGGCCTGAGGCGCTGGGAGGAGCTCAAGGCCGGCCTGGGGGAAGGGGAGCGGCTTGTCCTCAACCCCTGGCTGGACCAAAGCTTCCTCACCCGCACCCCCTCCCGCTCCCCCCTCACCGCGGGGATTGGGGTGGCCATCTGGGGTACGATCTGGGTCCTCTCCCTAGCCCTCCTCATCGCCATCCCCGTGGGCATCGGCACGGCCATCCTCCTGGAGGAGTACCTGCGGGAGGGCACCCTAAACCGCATCCTCGAGGTCAACCTGCGCAACCTGGCCGGGGTGCCCTCCATCGTCTACGGGCTTCTGGGCCTGGCCATCTTTGTGCGGGAGATGGGCCTGGGGCCCACCATCCTCTCCGCTGCTCTGACCCTGGGGCTTCTTGGCATCCCGGTGATCGTGGTAACCGCCCGGGAGTCCCTGCGGGCCGTGCCCGAGTCCCTGCGCCAGGCGGCCTTCGCCCTGGGGGCCACCCGGCGGCAGGTGGTCTTCCGGGTGGTGGTGCCCGCGGCCCTGCCGGGGATGGTCACCGGGGTCATCCTCTCCGCCGCCCGCCTGATCGGCGAGGCCGCCCCTCTCCTCCTGGTGGGGGCCGCCGCCTACGTGCCCTTCTACCCCACGGGGCCCCTGTCGGAGTACACGGTGATCCCCGTGCAGATCTACCTCTGGGTCTCCATGAACATCCCCGAGTTCGCCCGGGTGGCGGCAGCAGGGATATTGGTCATGCTCCTGGTGCTCTCGGGCCTCTACTTCCTGGCCCTCTACCTGAGGAACCGCTTTAGGAGGGAATGGTGAGTCTGGAAATGCTCAAGGAACACGAGACGGTGCGCACCGCGCCCGTCTCCGAGGCCGAGGCCCTGGTGGACGTGCGGGGCCTGAGCCTCTGGTACGGTAAGAAGCAGGCCCTTTACGACATCTCCGTGCGCTTCCCCCGGAACCAGGTCACGGCCATCATCGGCCCCTCGGGGTGTGGGAAAAGCACCCTCCTGCGCTCCCTCAACCGCATGAACGACCTGGTACCCGGGGTACGGGTGGAGGGGGAGGTCCTCTACGAGGGGGTGAACATCTACGACCCCCGGGTGGACCCGGTGGCGGTGCGGCGCCACATCGGCATGGTCTTCCAGAAGCCCAACCCCTTCCCCAAGACCATCTTTGAGAACGTGGCCTTCGGCCTCCGGCTCATGGGGGTGAAGGGCAGCGAGCTGGAGGACCGGGTGGTGGAGGCCTTGAAGCGGGCCGCCCTATGGGAAGAGGTCAAGGACCGCTTCAAGAAGGAAAGCGGCCTGAGGCTTTCCGGCGGCCAGCAGCAGAGGCTCTGCATCGCCCGGGCCATCGCCGTGGAGCCGCCCCTCCTCCTCATGGACGAACCCACGAGCGCCTTGGACCCCATCGCTACCCAGGCCATTGAAGACCTGATCCTAGAGCTGAAGGAGCGCTACACGGTCGTCATCGTCACGCACAACATGCAACAGGCTGCCCGGGTCTCCGACCGCACCCTTTTCATGCACCTAGGGGTCCTGGTGGAGGAAGGCCCCACCGAGGTGATCTTCACCAAGCCCAAGCACCCTTACACCGAGGCCTACATCACCGGGCGCTTCGGCTAAAATCGGCCCATGTCGCCCCTTGCCCTCCTCTTCCTCACCCTCTTCAACAGCGTCCTGGGCCTCTCCATCCTCTTCCCCATCCTGGGGCCTTTGGGCAGGGCGCTGGGCCTCACCGAGGTCCAGGTGGGCCTCTTCTCCACGGGCTACGCCCTCATGCAGTTCCTCCTTTCCCCCTACTGGGGCAGGCGGAGCGAACGGGGCCGGAAGCCCGTCCTCCTCGTGGGCATCCTGGGCTTCGCGGCAAGCTTCCTCCTCTTCGGCGTCTTCGCCCTCCTGGGGGAGCGGGGCCTCGTGCCCCCGGGGCTCCTCTTTTTCCTGCTCCTCCTCGCGCGGCTTCTCGGCGGGGCCTTCAGCTCCGCCACCCTGCCCACGGCCCAGGCCTACGTGGCCGACGTTACGGGGCGGGAGAACCGCACCGCGGGGATGGCCCTCCTGGGGGCGGCCTTTGGCCTCGCGGTGATCCTAGGGCCCGCCCTGGGGGCGGGGCTTGCCGCCCTCTTCGGCCTCCTCGCCCCCGTCTTCTTCTCGGCGGGGATCGCCCTCCTAAACGCCCTTTTCGTTTACCTGGTCCTCCCCGAGTCCAGACCCCGGGGGCAGGAAGCCGGGGCGCGGCTTTCCCCCTTTGACCCCAGGGTCTTCCCCCTCCTCCTCCTCGGCCTCGCCCTCAACCTTTCCAGCGTGGCCCTGGAGCAGACCATCGCCTTCTACTTCCAGGACCGGCTTCTCCTCGGCGGGGTGGAGACGGCCCAGAAGGTGGGCCTGGCCCTGGTCTTCTACGGGGTCGTGGCCGTCTTCGTCCAGGGCGTCCTGGTGCGCAAGACCGGCTGGCCCCCGAGGGTCCTCCTCTCCCTGGGCCTGCCTCTGGGGATCCTGGGCTTCGTCCTCCTGGTCTACGCCAAGACCTTCTGGGCCCTGGCCCTGGGCCTCGCCCTCCAGGGGGTGGGGCAGGGGCTCGCCCTCCCCGGGGTCACGGCGGCCCTCTCCCTGGCCGTGGGCGAGGGGGAGCAGGGCCTGGTGGCGGGGCTCAACAGTTCCGCCCAGGCCCTGGGGAGGATGCTCGGGCCCATCGTGGGCACGGGGCTCTACCGCCTGGCCCCCGAGGGGCCCTACGTCCTCGGGGCCTCCCTCCTCCTCCTCGCCCTCCTCTTCCTTCCCGCCCTCTTCCGCCGGGCGAGGCTTTAGCATGCGGCTTCTCCTCTTCCGGCAACGGAACTTCCGCAACCTGGCCCTGGAGGCCTACCGCCCCCCGCCGGGCCTTTCCGCCCTGGTGGGGGCCAACGCCCAGGGGAAGACGAGCCTCCTCCTGGGGATCCACCTGGCCCTAGGGGGGGAGGTCCCCCTGGGCCTTGCCGACCTCGTCCGCTTCGGGGAGGAGGAGGCCTGGCTCCACGCCGAGGTGGAGACGGAGCTCGGGGCCTACCGCCTGGAGCACCGCCTGGGCCCCGGGGGGCGGGAGGTCCTCCTCAACGGGAAGCGGGTGAGCCTTCGGACCCTTTGGGAGCTTCCCGGCTCGGTCCTCGTCTCCCCTCTGGACCTCGAGGCGGTCCTCGGGCCCAAGGAGGAGCGGCGGGCCTACCTGGACCGGCTCATCGCCCGCTTCTCCCGCCGCTACGCCGCCCTCCTTTCCGCCTACGAGAAGGCGCTGCGCCAGCGGAACGCCCTCCTCAAGGCCGGGGGGGAGGGCCTTTCCGCCTGGGACCGGGAGCTCGCCCGCTACGGGGACGAGATCGTGGCCCTGAGGCGCCGCTTCCTCCGGCGCTT of the Thermus thermophilus HB8 genome contains:
- the pstC gene encoding phosphate ABC transporter permease subunit PstC yields the protein MEILKQRPSRNPKEVLTFALLVFLSSITLLTTLGVILSLVGDVAQFFRRVPLTEFLFAPEWTPLFADPRYGISPLIAGTFLVTLIALLVAVPLGLALAIYLSEYASGAARARIKGTLELFEGIPTVVFGYFALLFVTPLLQRVIPDLNIFNPLSAGLVMGFAIIPYISNVAADAMESVPRSIREAAYALGARPYEVALRVVFPAAISGIIAAIILATSRAIGETMIVAIAAGQRPILTLDPRETIATMTSYIVQAATGDQPTGSTAYYALFAVGFTLFLLTLFLNILAQYVVERYRERYE
- the pstA gene encoding phosphate ABC transporter permease PstA encodes the protein MNRTLSSPSPEAFGTDPWKTRIDRTFARALVLPLVLAIGLLVLLLGDTLYRSVSVQVVRADEGPGRTYPFGLAATEVLRQELLARGYTEEEARSLLQDPTERRVLFLQNRVELMWNTQEGPFRYVVTGLRDERVADFSLLEGLRRWEELKAGLGEGERLVLNPWLDQSFLTRTPSRSPLTAGIGVAIWGTIWVLSLALLIAIPVGIGTAILLEEYLREGTLNRILEVNLRNLAGVPSIVYGLLGLAIFVREMGLGPTILSAALTLGLLGIPVIVVTARESLRAVPESLRQAAFALGATRRQVVFRVVVPAALPGMVTGVILSAARLIGEAAPLLLVGAAAYVPFYPTGPLSEYTVIPVQIYLWVSMNIPEFARVAAAGILVMLLVLSGLYFLALYLRNRFRREW
- the pstB gene encoding phosphate ABC transporter ATP-binding protein PstB; amino-acid sequence: MVSLEMLKEHETVRTAPVSEAEALVDVRGLSLWYGKKQALYDISVRFPRNQVTAIIGPSGCGKSTLLRSLNRMNDLVPGVRVEGEVLYEGVNIYDPRVDPVAVRRHIGMVFQKPNPFPKTIFENVAFGLRLMGVKGSELEDRVVEALKRAALWEEVKDRFKKESGLRLSGGQQQRLCIARAIAVEPPLLLMDEPTSALDPIATQAIEDLILELKERYTVVIVTHNMQQAARVSDRTLFMHLGVLVEEGPTEVIFTKPKHPYTEAYITGRFG
- a CDS encoding MFS transporter, translated to MSPLALLFLTLFNSVLGLSILFPILGPLGRALGLTEVQVGLFSTGYALMQFLLSPYWGRRSERGRKPVLLVGILGFAASFLLFGVFALLGERGLVPPGLLFFLLLLARLLGGAFSSATLPTAQAYVADVTGRENRTAGMALLGAAFGLAVILGPALGAGLAALFGLLAPVFFSAGIALLNALFVYLVLPESRPRGQEAGARLSPFDPRVFPLLLLGLALNLSSVALEQTIAFYFQDRLLLGGVETAQKVGLALVFYGVVAVFVQGVLVRKTGWPPRVLLSLGLPLGILGFVLLVYAKTFWALALGLALQGVGQGLALPGVTAALSLAVGEGEQGLVAGLNSSAQALGRMLGPIVGTGLYRLAPEGPYVLGASLLLLALLFLPALFRRARL
- the recF gene encoding DNA replication/repair protein RecF (All proteins in this family for which functions are known are DNA-binding proteins that assist the filamentation of RecA onto DNA for the initiation of recombination or recombinational repair.), giving the protein MRLLLFRQRNFRNLALEAYRPPPGLSALVGANAQGKTSLLLGIHLALGGEVPLGLADLVRFGEEEAWLHAEVETELGAYRLEHRLGPGGREVLLNGKRVSLRTLWELPGSVLVSPLDLEAVLGPKEERRAYLDRLIARFSRRYAALLSAYEKALRQRNALLKAGGEGLSAWDRELARYGDEIVALRRRFLRRFAPILREVHAALAAKEAGLRLEETAGEGVLRALEASRAEERERGQTLVGPHRDDLVFLLEGRPAHRFASRGEAKTLALALRLAEHRLLGEHHGEPPLLLVDEWGEELDEARRRAVLAYAQALPQAILAGLEAPPGVPVCSVVRGVVLCPGA